ACAACTGTTGGCTTTACTCGGTCTGCGTAGTTGAATGAGAGAATCTAGAATTCTTTCAAGCTAAGGCTCCAATTGAGCATAACATCAGCAATTGCACTAGACCTTGGTCTACAATTACTATATCCTAGTGCCTTTATATACACTACGTCTAAACTAGCGTGGTTGCAAGCCTCAAGGAGTCTTGATTCAATTGTAAACCCATACTAAAAAGACTACGCTTCCCAAATGTGAGTAGCAACATATTGAACGTAATAGTAGGTTACTATCCCGAAAGCCTTAAAGATATGGTTCATGCACCATTAAACAGAATAATCAGGTTGCAATTTGCTATATAGTTCAACGGCTTTCAACTTGTTTGTAAAATCAAACCAACCAAACTTAAGCTTAACGTTCAAGCTCTCAGATAAAAAGCCAAGCTTGAAGAACAACAAATTCAACCCAATTAGGCTGTAAGCAAATGAATACCATACAATAAACTACCAATTGTCCCAAAGACTTAAACTGTTAAAAAACAGTAAATTTAACGACTTAACATTTATTCTAACACTCTCCTCCCATGTGGGCCCAAAATCTCCCTTAAAAACTAATATGTGggattttaacttttttaaataGGAGGTAGAATTGAGACAAATTTTGAACTCATGACTATATACTCTAATACCAATTGTCCCAACAATTTAAGTTATTAGGAAATGGGGAagttaatcacttaaccattatAACAACACTATGCATATCCAAGTAAAGAAGATCATAAGAAGTAACATTGACAAATGATCTAACACTGGTGAGTTTCTTACTGTCTATCTATGATAACATTATATCATCGACATCAGAAAACTTACTAACATAAATATACCACTTTAAGGCAATTAAACTCTCTCTACTCAAATGGGGGTTTGCTAGAGTATTTTCAAGTCCAATTCTTGCAACTGTACAATTGTTAGACTAGCCACGGACAAAAAGCATTCTTGTGGCTGAAGGAAATTCCCAACTCCATAGAAAAGGAGATGAATAATTAATGTTGTAAATTCAGAAAGGATACCCATAAGTTAAATGCTGTTAAATACATCCACAATTTGATGGATGCCGTATAAGGTTTTATGAGAACCTTTTATTGTAACTAATAACAGTAAGGATATTCTGCATTCATATTACAATTAATTAGTAACACAGTCGCATAATCTGAAAGACTAAAAGATATTTcactaaagaaagaaatattttttccaaaaacaatccCAGTAAGCATACAGCAGATGCCCCAAAACGAAAACTTCATGTAACATTAACAACTAGTAACATTAAAATCTAAATACACCAGTTTATAGATTCTAGTGGAGCTCTGGACACGAGTGATTTCCTAGCAAGTAGTGTTGTTCAGGAGATTAACAAAACACAGGAAAAGGCATTAATGAGAGATACTATTCAATAACAATAGGAGTGTTTGAACTCTCCCCCTCAGAACTGACCTTGCCTTGAAATTCAGGTGGGATGTCACCTCTAAGAATTTGAACTctgaaaacaagttttttactgGAGCGCTCTATGAGCTCAAAAACACATGCATCTCCAACCTTGAGATTGTTGTCATTTATGAATGCTCTCCATCCAGAATCAAACTTTTTATGAGTACGTTGTGTGCCATTACATGACATCTCCCAGTTCTTGCCACAGTAAGTCAGAACTGTGGGGACCACAAGAGAAGGAATTATTGAATGCAATTTTGCCGGAACCCCCTGTAAatcaacataaaaattattcaaacaaaTTAGACAAAACTTAATTTCAGGCAAGGTAGTCAAAGGCAAAAGGTGACCTTAAGGTGCCAAGGTCTTGTATTGCCCATGGCATGAAGTGACAAAAAGGCACTAGCTTGAGTGAAGCAACAAGCCATATACTAAATATATTTATCATACatagagaaaataaatcaaatgtACCAAgtgtattaaaatattataagaaAGTGTTTTATGTGTTGCATGAGAAATTAGGTCTAtcaaatgatttcaaaatagaaatagaattaACATAGTTTAGGCTCTATTAGTTATTCCAACAATAGGTTTTACAACAAGCTTCtaccattaattaattaatataacaatAATTTTCGCAACAAacttttgtaaattaatttatataacaATAGATTTCATAACAtgcttttaaaattaataatctaATGATAGGTTTTACAACAACcttctattaaaaattaataataaaaaaatgaagggGGCCGAGGCTCTCACCTTAGTGCCTAAATTGTGATAGGGCCAAAACAAAAGAGGTTAAATactaaattgtaatttaacatAAATGCTAATTTAAATTAGTCTGAGACATCCAAAACTTCAACATTCCACTTATTGATCTCACCTGATCTTATGGAGGGTGGGGAGTTAACAAGAAGTCAGAGAACATAAGGGTAGGTTAGGAACCGAATCAAGATTCtagtaatattaaaatgaaagtGGAAGATAGTCCACCTGTTCATTtccattctatttttattttcagtttgaagatccaaataaatgaaaataggATTGCAGATAATCAAAGGGAATACTTACCATTTGATACAAGGGTTTGACATGTGATTTTGCAAGAACGATATCAAAATATGGCTTCCCTGAAAGTGGCCAATGTTGATTCTCTTGCAAATTGGTCTCCATAGGAACTTGTCCAGTTTGTGCCTGTGGGTACTCCATTTGACCTTTACTACTTCAATACCTGGATTACCTGCCAAAGAGTGCACTGAATAGTTATATTAAAGCTGTCGACTAGGTTccagatttttaatttttttttttttttttttttaagtgtcaaTTATACTATGGTATCATacaaagcataaaataaaaataaattttttttaaaaaaaactagagATTCTTAATCCCATGACAAAAAATAATTCCACATCCAACAGCAGCCATGAGAAATCAAATTGTAGACTGTATGTAATTTCAAACAGTGTAAATAACATATACAGCGTGCAAGCAACATGaagaatattgtaaaatatgGCCATATATCTAGCCTTGCACATTGTAGAATATACtgcaaaattaaacaaaaataagataaacCCTAGTTGATGATATATACCATGTGAAGAGCATTGGTGCAGAATGGAAATGTGCAGACAAACTGGGTGGAAATACAAGGAAAGACATAACAAAATGTGCATTAACAAGGAAAATGGTGATTTAGTGCATACAAATGAATGTGCTCGCTACGCTCTACAATTTGAAATAGTTGGTCATGTATAACAACCAATGACTGCTCCAATGGAAGTGGCACTCTGAACTAGTTAGTTACAATATCAAACAATGTTTTTATAGTTATCATTGGAGATTAGTATCATGTTCTTAAGCAATTCTATTACTTAAACACAACATCCAATGGAATACATATATTAGTTTTAACCCATCTTTCAAAATGGAATCAACACAATTTTATGTGCATAAAATTCAATCATAATATAGTCTGAAAAAGGAATCTGAAGAGaacataaattaattttcttgttaAAAATGTGTAAGTATATCACTGATGAGAATCCAGATAAGCATTCAACCACagccaagaaaaatatattattggtGAATTAACCAAAATGGTGCTGTGTAGGCTACATTTGAACCAAGaaatttcctttctttccttcatCTGAACCaagcaaataaaaatagtgTTGGATTTAGGAagaaggatgaaaaatgaagGCAACGTGATTGATTTTTACACTACAGATAGTCTTTATTTccatattttcaatttccacTTCCTTTTAGCCAGGTAAACAGaatattgaaaaagaaagagctGAAAAGGAATACTCTCAAGTAAGATACCAAAAACATAGTTCCTTCAACAATATTAAGAACACACCCAATTTCACCCCACATTTCACAACATGCTGAAGTAGTCAAGTGGTGGTCCCatataaaaaacaacaatacTACAACATACCCAATTTCACGACATGCAAATGTGGTCAAAAACTATGAGCGGCCAACCAAAATCTAAAAGTGGTGAGTCCATGTAAACAGGACTGGACAAATAGTGTCCGTCCATCCCGCAAAATTGACCCCATTAGTATATTGTGAAATTGGGTGTCCCTAGAATTATGAGAAAAACTAAGAgcacaacaaaaatctcataacgTTTTCACAACACCTTTGTTTTGAGTTGTGGTGAGTcctagaataattttttttacaacttagCCTATTGTGAAAGTTTGTTGGGTCCGTAGAAGAACTCTAGAAACTATTGTGTAAAATACAGTGAACAGGAAGTGTCCACCACTCACGGTAGAGGTGTCCCCTAGAATTATAAgaacacaaaatcaaatctcacgacatttttcacaacacccTTGTTGTGAACATAGAAGAACTCTAGAATTATTGGAGTAAAAAATAGTGGGCAGAAAGTGTCCACTCACAATCTAAATAACTTGCATGGATCATGATCTTATTTGTTACCCAAATACACAAACACTAATAGGACAACAATGGGGATCAAATAAGAGGTGTTTACACAGATTAACGAAGCGAAATGGAGAGAGATTTACAGAGATTATTACTACATTgggcaaaaacaaaaaaacagaaaatgatGATTGCGGAATGTAAAGGAGATGAAGAGACCTGAGATGAGGAGTTCTGGACGTTTGCCCCCACAAGTACGGCAGGAATCGGAAGATACAACAAGAAATAGAATCCTAGTAGAATACAATCTCTACGTGCTGTGTTGTGTTGGCCTATGTGAACTAGGGTGGTGGTtgttgagagttgagagttgagagtgAGAGACAAAAGGCAAAAGCAAAAGAATCTCAACTGAAAAGTGAAGCCACGATGTGAATGTATGTATGGATTGGTGGCGGGGCTTCAAAAGTTACAATATTGCTTATTAGATCccttttttctttagttttattaCCAGTTTTAGTCCTCAATTTTGGTTCATACTTCAAAACGCTTCCCACCCTTTCAAAACAATCCTTATCCcgttatttttttgtgtgtcaAAATatcttcattatttttattattattttttttttcaaaacacatttttttttaaataaaataaaaactagatgccaaataactttaaaaatagtatatcaatttaaatcatatcatattatattatatattatataataaaagttgggtttagaagCCATGATTACGTCTGGTAGCTTCactaaattgcaaaaattttataattttttttcttatctttttcttgtaCAATttataagttgacaaaaattttaatttgaaatcactTCTTTGGATAAAGTTTAATTGacacaaaaacttaataatttaatatcaacTTAACTTCTTCTcatccatttttaaaaaaaaaattcttcttcttttttcccccaaTTTTTGGTTTCTACGGTTTGTCAATTtgttcttctttaaaaaaaaaaattaaaattattcttctgttttttttttttttttccattttttgaaTTCTACTGTTTATCaatttgttgttcttttttcttttttctttttaatatttagatgaacacaattaagaaagaaaaaaaaaattaaataattgataCATCTTAATTACCTATAATACATATTCTAAAGTTACATTATCTCTTTCTTCTAATCAAATATCATCTTCTTAATGGGATTTTATATAATAGAGTTTAACTGGAACTCCACTTCTCTTACAGGTACATGTAAATATAGCACTATTTAAAGTAGACCaattattggattttgatatcATGATATGTAAATCAAATCCATTGCTACAAGGaaatgtattctttttttcttttcttttttgggagaGGGAAATGCAGTCATTTAGATCTAGCTTATAAATCAAATTGCAAGAAAGAAGTATCAGTTTCAGACTTTCATTCTATATACACGGCATGTTGCAGTACATCCCtgtcttcaattttttttccttatttataAGGTAGATTTCTATCTTCCTCAATCTAAAAGCTAcgataatttttgtttataatttaacAGAATGAAGTTTATGTGAAAGTCTAGGCTGTGCAAAATTCACAAATTTGAattgtggggtttttttttttattcctaagGCATTGAATCCGTTAATTATTGATGTGCTCGAATATGGTTCTTAGAATTTTCTTAACTTTTGCTACTATGCATATTTGATGGTTTCTTTTTGTGATGCTTCTAAGATTTAGATTTTAACTTCACACCTCCACAAAGTAGACTAACATTAAACTTTTTGTTCATGTCAACTTCATTTATGAGGagtggatatatatatatatatatatcaaataatcCATAGTACCATgtggttttttttccccctctatTCATCTCTTCTTCTACCATGTGTTTGTTTACTCTAATTTATTCATCTCTATTCTTAACAactatcttctttttattttttattcattgcgtttctcttttttttttattgacttagttcaattattgcttaaattctatgattttttaaagtattttaaaATGCAATTCATCTTAATTATTGATATAGTTTGTTAATTTGGTGTTCTTAATTGATTGTGATGATGCAtagaaaatcagtaggctgaatgctTCGGGCTTCAATGGGCTTGTGGTTGCTTGGAAggcctgaaaagaaagaaacacaagatcAAAGGTGACCGGGGTGAACcagccaagaaccctccgatgcttaaattagttttttctcTAGAACTCAAGAATTCCAACTTTAGGAGTGATGAAAACTTACTTTCATTTTATATGGCTAGTCCTTTTATAGTGAGTTTTGGagtggttacttgtttagtaacttcCTTAACGTGGATGGAATTTAGAAGGTTTAGACTTACCTTTCACAACTTCTATCAGAAGTTAAGAACTTAGTGAGAAGTTGGAGCGATAAATAAGGATTTTGCTCATACttcaaaatagtaaaatttggtccgaatcataagtttttgGATAGAGATTTTCTCTGGGAATTTCTAAGTGTTGGGAGGTCGTCCAAGTGTTTCTATGCTGGACGACCTTCTTGCACTTGGACAACCTTCTTGTATTGGGACAACCTTTCTAGACTTGGACGACACTATGGACGAACTAGAGATAGTCCAATTTTTGGTTCACCATCAGATTGTATAGATTATTTCCAAACTAATGGCAATATCAAAATGGCTACATGCGGGTAATTCATATGTAaacttttacatttacattGCAATGCAATATTTCTTCTCTTTATGTAcctttatttctctatttttgaaattattgagTGTGGTACCCTAGAAGGTCTAGatacttcttcattctttttttgtaatttatggaaTATTTAGTTCGGTCATATATACATGAAATTTTATCACTGATTCTATTTGGGATGGAACTCATctataatatgaaattaggAGATTTATGTGGGAAGagctatcttttttatttatttattttttattgtgtttctatttttctattaatatagttcaattattacttaaatcctatgacttttttttattaaaaaagtctagataatgcaattcatctttttttaattattgatattattttttgatttggtgTTCTTAAATGATTATGCTGATTATTTCCTCACTTATGGCAACATTAAAATGGCCATGACTGGTAATTTATAGgtaaaattttacatttacattgcaatttagatactttatttttgtaatttatggaattttttgtttggttatatacgcaagaaatttatatatgattagtACTGCTACTACTCTACGTGTTAGCAAGTATAATGGAAATATTCTTAagtgccatatatatatatatatatatatataaattacaattttactaCTAAGAGCttctagaaatttaaaacttgccataatttttaaaatttactatttaatttgttatcaaattatattatattataaagaatataatttttaattaatatataatttttttattaagccgtgcatcacacgggcataatactagttattattattttccaaataaatcTTCTGTTAATTAATGTCCTTTTACTAagtataattctttttttttcttttttttttggttttctatttATTGGTGTCCAAGCCTGCCTGGTAAAaggatttaaatatatatttttgttttgaaaaccaaaaaatgatGGTCCCACaccttttttttgtataggGTGGTCTAACACTTGAATCTATTATTTGAACGATGGTTTCTAAatatacttttcaaaaaaaaaaaaaaaaaaaacgttatgtctacaacattttcacaacaaatcctaaatgatAGGTTCTTAGTAGTTATTATaggtgagaaaaaaagtaatataagtagtggattcaaattaaaaccaataacagtACTCGGGGACCAACTTGAATTTAACCATTTCCTCATCAGTCTCCCACGGGCTTGTTAGTCGATATTGGGCCTAGCCTGGCCTGAACATGGTGGGATTCCCCGAACGACAATCTTTAGATCCTTGCATACCTGTTGTTGGGCTGGGCCTATCTCTATAGCATTGGGCCCCCTTCGGTTTCTTGGGGCAGCCTTTGCTACTTGGATCGACCTTAGGCCTTCGTTAAATGGGTCCTTCCTAATCACCCTAGCCCAAGCCCCCACAACCTcccaaacatcatttttttcaatattttgaaagttgttttaaaaatgagagtcaaacaagtataatgtaaaaattattatctgaaaactaCTTTCACattcagtttttcaaaaactattttcacattattttcaaaataaaaataaaattccttcCACTAAGAGAAAAATGCTTAGAACCTTTTTAATaggagaatttttgtttttgttttcaaaacaatatgaAACTGATATCGCTCGAATCAGTAAGGTGGATGCTCTGGCTTCGATGGGCTACTGAACGGTGGAAGGCCTACAAAAGCAAACACGCTGTCAAAAAAGGGACCGAAGAAGACCTGCCAAACCCCCTCCGATGGCAAAGTTAGTCTCTCACAGGAATGGAATTCCAACTTTTCGGGAGTTAAGTCTCAGAATGTTCTTACCTCTATTTGGTTCAGACCGATCCTTTATATAGAGATCCTGGGGACagttatttgtccaataacctcctcaagatttgtggaagccaatgAGTTCGGAGTTAACTTCCTCAACGGCTACTAAAGTTGTAAACGCTAACGGAAGTTAACTCATTTGAGGGATTCATGGCGATAGCTACGGGTTTAGTAACTGCTACAAAGAGTCGAAAGTTTTCTAAGTGTTGCGCATTCGTCCGTCTAGTGTATGACGATTTGGTCGTCCCTGGACATCTGATGATCGTCCATGGACGACCTTCATGGACAAGTTTATTGTCCATGGGAGACTTCATTGTTCAAGAGCAATATTATCGTCCATGaacatcttttcttcttctgaggtgattCTTCATCTTACTTGCTCTATTGGCTCTGAACGACACCTTTGGACGAATTGGAGTTGGACTAATTTTCCACTTCCCcatcaaaaacatttttcaaaaaattgaaattaaagctAGTTTTCAAATAATAGTTTTTATATTATACGTGTTTGGCTCCCACatttaagaataattttcaaaaatactaaaaacaaatttgagagaccatgaaatttttgagatttttttataaaaaaaaaaaaattacaaaaagtaaTGTGTAGAATCGGTAAAttacttcatttttttcttttttttgataatgataAGGGAAATAGAGCTCATGTACGGATGtacctttatttttataatgataagtttcaaatttaaagcattaaattttttttttttttttttttttggtgatatagATAAGCCCCTTTTTAAGAGGTAGAAGAATTTGGACAAATATATAAAGTTcactatttttaatttatttatagctATGCCATAAGTTCTCTTAACAAGCCTATCATTATATATCCGCCAACTTTTTCCCCTTTTCAAAGAGCATTAATTGCtccaaataacaaatttttttgtaattgcaCAAGTATTTGTTATGGCCTAATACCCCTTGCATCTCTTCTAGTTCCAATCAACAAGGTAGTCTAATACCTCTTAATACTCTATCCCTTAACAATTCATAtccaatttacattttctagcAACTAGCACCCTGGTACTTAGTCCCCACCAGAAAAAGTCCAAAATGTGGAAGTATATTTAAacttaggggtggcaaaattggacacgATCTACAAACTCGACACGACATGACATGAAATTAGTAGGTTATGGGTTAAAACTTAATGAGTTTGTGTTATTCGGGTTGACACAACTGACCTATTTAATAAATGGATTGGATTAATGTCCATCACATGAAACTCGTTTGACCTGTCTgacccatttaattaaatgacattttaccaatataccctttaCACCTTAGGTATACAagcttattagttgttgtggtttattttctttgacatattagG
This genomic stretch from Quercus robur chromosome 4, dhQueRobu3.1, whole genome shotgun sequence harbors:
- the LOC126721722 gene encoding B3 domain-containing protein Os04g0386900-like — translated: MEYPQAQTGQVPMETNLQENQHWPLSGKPYFDIVLAKSHVKPLYQMGVPAKLHSIIPSLVVPTVLTYCGKNWEMSCNGTQRTHKKFDSGWRAFINDNNLKVGDACVFELIERSSKKLVFRVQILRGDIPPEFQGKVSSEGESSNTPIVIE